One Cricetulus griseus strain 17A/GY chromosome 5, alternate assembly CriGri-PICRH-1.0, whole genome shotgun sequence genomic window carries:
- the Srsf5 gene encoding serine/arginine-rich splicing factor 5 isoform X1, whose protein sequence is MSGCRVFIGRLNPAAREKDVERFFKGYGRIRDIDLKRGFGFVEFEDPRDADDAVYELDGKELCSERVTIEHARARSRGGRGRGRYSDRFSSRRPRNDRRNAPPVRTENRLIVENLSSRVSWQDLKDFMRQAGEVTFADAHRPKLNEGVVEFASYGDLKNAIEKLSGKEINGRKIKLIEGSKRHSRSRSRSRSRTRSSSRSRSRSRSRRSKSYSRSRSRSRSRSKSRSGSRSPVPEKSQKRGSSSRSKSPASVDRQRSRSRSRSRSVDSGN, encoded by the exons ATGAGTGGCTGTCGAGTGTTCATCGGGAGACTAAATCCAGCAGCGAGAGAGAAAGATGTGGAAAGATTCTTCAAGGGTTACGGACGGATCAGAGATATTGATCTGAAGAGAGGTTTTGGGTTTGTG GAATTTGAGGACCCAAGGGATGCAGATGATGCTGTTTATGAACTTGATGGAAAAGAACTTTGCAGTGAAAG GGTTACTATTGAACATGCTCGGGCTCGGTCTCGAGGTGGGCGAGGAAGAGGACGATACTCTGACCGATTTAGTAGTCGAAGACCGAGAAATGATAGACG AAATGCTCCACCTGTAAGAACAGAAAATCGACTTATAGTTGAGAATTTGTCATCAAGAGTCAGCTGGCAG GATCTCAAAGATTTCATGAGACAAGCTGGGGAAGTAACCTTTGCGGATGCACACCGACCTAAACTAAATGAAGG GGTAGTTGAGTTTGCCTCTTATGGTGACTTAAAGAATGCTATCGAAAAACTTTCTGGAAAAGAAATTAACgggagaaaaatcaaattaattgAAGGCAGCAAAAGGCACAG CAGGTCAAGAAGCAGGTCACGATCTCGGACCAGGAGTTCCTCTAGGTCCCGTAGCCGATCTCGTTCCCGTAGGAGCAAGTCTTACAGCCGCTCAAGGAGCAGGAGCCGGAGCCGGAGCAAGTCCCGTTCTGGTAGTAGGTCTCCTGTGCCTGAGAAGAGCCAGAAACGTGGTTCTTCAAGTAGATCTAAGTCTCCAGCATCTGTGGATCGCCAGAGGTCCCGATCTCGGTCCAGGTCCAGATCAGTTGACAGTGGCAATTAA
- the Srsf5 gene encoding serine/arginine-rich splicing factor 5 isoform X2, protein MSGCRVFIGRLNPAAREKDVERFFKGYGRIRDIDLKRGFGFVEFEDPRDADDAVYELDGKELCSERVTIEHARARSRGGRGRGRYSDRFSSRRPRNDRRNAPPVRTENRLIVENLSSRVSWQDLKDFMRQAGEVTFADAHRPKLNEGVVEFASYGDLKNAIEKLSGKEINGRKIKLIEGSKRHRSRSRSRSRTRSSSRSRSRSRSRRSKSYSRSRSRSRSRSKSRSGSRSPVPEKSQKRGSSSRSKSPASVDRQRSRSRSRSRSVDSGN, encoded by the exons ATGAGTGGCTGTCGAGTGTTCATCGGGAGACTAAATCCAGCAGCGAGAGAGAAAGATGTGGAAAGATTCTTCAAGGGTTACGGACGGATCAGAGATATTGATCTGAAGAGAGGTTTTGGGTTTGTG GAATTTGAGGACCCAAGGGATGCAGATGATGCTGTTTATGAACTTGATGGAAAAGAACTTTGCAGTGAAAG GGTTACTATTGAACATGCTCGGGCTCGGTCTCGAGGTGGGCGAGGAAGAGGACGATACTCTGACCGATTTAGTAGTCGAAGACCGAGAAATGATAGACG AAATGCTCCACCTGTAAGAACAGAAAATCGACTTATAGTTGAGAATTTGTCATCAAGAGTCAGCTGGCAG GATCTCAAAGATTTCATGAGACAAGCTGGGGAAGTAACCTTTGCGGATGCACACCGACCTAAACTAAATGAAGG GGTAGTTGAGTTTGCCTCTTATGGTGACTTAAAGAATGCTATCGAAAAACTTTCTGGAAAAGAAATTAACgggagaaaaatcaaattaattgAAGGCAGCAAAAGGCACAG GTCAAGAAGCAGGTCACGATCTCGGACCAGGAGTTCCTCTAGGTCCCGTAGCCGATCTCGTTCCCGTAGGAGCAAGTCTTACAGCCGCTCAAGGAGCAGGAGCCGGAGCCGGAGCAAGTCCCGTTCTGGTAGTAGGTCTCCTGTGCCTGAGAAGAGCCAGAAACGTGGTTCTTCAAGTAGATCTAAGTCTCCAGCATCTGTGGATCGCCAGAGGTCCCGATCTCGGTCCAGGTCCAGATCAGTTGACAGTGGCAATTAA